Part of the Deltaproteobacteria bacterium genome is shown below.
GCACACGTTTTTGTCGGCTTTGTCCAGCAGACCGCCAATTTCAAGGAGAGATCATGAGCGAACTGCTCTGGCAGCCTTCTGCTGCTCGGGTAAAGAGTACCAATATGTATGATTTTCTTCAGTATGTGAACAACAGGTACGACTACTCTTTGCACACCTACGACGAGCTCTACCAGTGGTCAATCGACAACAGCCCTGAATTCTGGAGCACGCTGTGGGACTATACTGAAGTCATCCACAGCAGCCCCTACCAGCAGGTGGTAGATGATCTGCACACGATGCCCGGCGCTCGCTGGTTCGAAGGGGCCCGGCTCAATTTTGCTGAAAACCTGCTCCGCTTCAGAGACGACCATACAGCCCTGAGCTTCATAGGCGAAGGAAGGCAAGCTGTACACCTGACCTATGGAGAACTCTTTCAGCAGGTTGCCCGACTGGCAGCCTCGCTGCAGCATATGGGCGTGGGACCCGGCGACCGGGTAGCCGCCTTTATGCCCAACATGATGGAAACCGTCATCGCCATGCTGGCCGCCACCAGCCTGGGGGCCATATGGTCATCATGTTCTCCAGACTTCGGTTTCAGGGGCGTGCTCGATCGTTTTGGCCAGATCGAACCCCGGATCCTCTTCACAGCCGACGGCTATCAGTACAATGGCAAGCGCTTCGACTCGCTCGCCAGGATAAAGGACATCAGCAGAGAAATCCCCAGCATTGAACAGATCGTCATTGTTCCCTATACTGACTCCAATCCTGATCCCTCTGTGGTGCCAAATGGCATCCTCTGGGATCATTTTCTCCACCAGGGCGAGGCAGAACTTGCTTTCACGCAGGTACCAGCGAACCATCCCCTTTACATCCTGTACTCATCCGGGACTACCGGGGTGCCCAAATGCATCGTCCACGGAGTGGCGGGAACTCTCTTGCAACATCTAAAGGAATTGCAGCTGCACACTGACGTCAAACGGCAGGATACCATCTTCTACTTTACCACCTGCGGCTGGATGATGTGGAACTGGCTGGTGAGCGCCCTTGCCCTTGGAGCGAGGGTTCTGCTCTACGATGGCTCCCCCTTTTATCCACGGCCTTCCAGCCTGTGGGAAATTGCCGAGCGGGAGGGAATCACCATTTTCGGCACCAGCGCTAAATACCTGGCTGCCCTGGAAAAAGAAGGAGTGCAGCCAAAAAGCAATTTTGATCTCGCGCCGCTCAAGGCCATCCTCTCCACGGGCTCACCGCTATCTATTGAAAGTTTTCACTACGTTTACCAGCAGATCAAAGAAGACGTCTGCCTGTCGTCCATATCCGGCGGCACAGATATCATCTCCTGTTTTGCCCTGGGAAACCCCATGGGCCCCGTGTATGCCGGAGAACTTCAGTGCCGGGGTCTCGGCATGAAGGTGGAAGCCTTTGACGAACAGGGCAAATCTGTCATCGGCAGGACAGGCGAACTGGTGTGCACCATGGCTGCCCCGAGCATGCCCATCTACTTTTGGAACGATCCAGACAACAGGAAATACCAGGAGGCCTATTTTTCTACCTATCCTGGCATCTGGCGCCACG
Proteins encoded:
- a CDS encoding acetoacetate--CoA ligase, whose translation is MSELLWQPSAARVKSTNMYDFLQYVNNRYDYSLHTYDELYQWSIDNSPEFWSTLWDYTEVIHSSPYQQVVDDLHTMPGARWFEGARLNFAENLLRFRDDHTALSFIGEGRQAVHLTYGELFQQVARLAASLQHMGVGPGDRVAAFMPNMMETVIAMLAATSLGAIWSSCSPDFGFRGVLDRFGQIEPRILFTADGYQYNGKRFDSLARIKDISREIPSIEQIVIVPYTDSNPDPSVVPNGILWDHFLHQGEAELAFTQVPANHPLYILYSSGTTGVPKCIVHGVAGTLLQHLKELQLHTDVKRQDTIFYFTTCGWMMWNWLVSALALGARVLLYDGSPFYPRPSSLWEIAEREGITIFGTSAKYLAALEKEGVQPKSNFDLAPLKAILSTGSPLSIESFHYVYQQIKEDVCLSSISGGTDIISCFALGNPMGPVYAGELQCRGLGMKVEAFDEQGKSVIGRTGELVCTMAAPSMPIYFWNDPDNRKYQEAYFSTYPGIWRHGDWVEITERGTVIIYGRSDATLNPGGVRIGTAEIYRQVETFPEIIDSLVVGQQWQDDVRIVLFVKLRPETELSDELRQKISSTIRSNCTPRHVPAKIISVPDIPYTINGKKVELAVRKIIHGEEVKNRDALANPEVLDFYAALPELQC